A genomic stretch from Bordetella sp. N includes:
- the araD gene encoding L-arabinonate dehydratase, translating to MTTRKKTPETLRSARWFAPDDLRGFGHRSRAMQMGYAPEEWAGRPVIGIVNTWSDINPCHTHFKQRVEDVKRGVLQAGGFPIELPALSLAEQYVKPTTMLYRNMLAMDAEELLRCHPVDGVVLMGGCDKTTPALLMGATSAGLPAIYVPAGPMLRGNWQGHTLGSGSDAWKFWDDRRAGIITEQQWIGIQGGIARSHGTCMTMGTASTMTAIAEALGMTLPGASSIPAPDANHVRMSSECGRRIVEMVWEDLTPARIQTRRAFENAITVAMAMGCSTNAIIHVIAQGRRAGHDISLDDFEKASRKVPVIANVRPSGDKYLMEDFFYAGGLPAMMTRIREHLHLDEMTVTGRTLGQNIEGAAVYNDDVIRTVDDPVYAEGSLAVLRGNLAPDGCVMKPGAADPRFLKHSGPALVFDDYPSMKAAIDDENLDVTADHVLILRNAGPQGGPGMPEWGMLPVPKKLVKQGVRDMVRLSDARMSGTSYGACILHVSPESYVGGPLALVRNGDIISLDVDARTINLDVDEAELERRRAEWKQPERRYERGYGWMFSKHIEQADQGCDFDFLRTDFGAPVREPDIF from the coding sequence ATGACGACCAGGAAAAAGACGCCCGAGACCCTGCGCAGCGCGCGCTGGTTCGCTCCCGATGATCTGCGCGGTTTCGGCCACCGTTCGCGCGCCATGCAGATGGGTTACGCGCCGGAAGAATGGGCGGGTCGTCCCGTCATCGGCATCGTCAATACCTGGTCGGACATCAATCCCTGTCATACCCATTTCAAGCAGCGCGTCGAAGACGTCAAGCGCGGCGTGTTGCAGGCGGGCGGCTTCCCCATCGAACTGCCGGCGCTGTCGCTGGCCGAGCAATACGTCAAGCCGACCACCATGCTCTATCGCAACATGCTGGCGATGGACGCCGAGGAGTTGTTGCGTTGCCATCCGGTCGACGGCGTGGTGTTGATGGGCGGTTGCGACAAGACCACGCCCGCCTTGCTGATGGGCGCGACCAGCGCCGGGCTGCCTGCCATCTATGTGCCGGCCGGTCCCATGCTGCGCGGCAACTGGCAGGGTCATACCTTGGGTTCCGGCTCGGACGCCTGGAAGTTCTGGGACGACCGCCGGGCCGGCATCATCACCGAGCAACAATGGATAGGCATCCAGGGCGGCATCGCGCGCAGCCACGGCACGTGCATGACCATGGGCACGGCCAGCACCATGACGGCCATCGCCGAAGCCTTGGGCATGACCTTGCCGGGCGCATCGTCGATTCCGGCGCCGGATGCCAACCACGTGCGCATGAGCTCCGAGTGCGGCCGGCGCATCGTGGAAATGGTGTGGGAGGATCTGACGCCGGCGCGTATCCAGACCCGCCGGGCGTTCGAGAACGCCATCACCGTGGCCATGGCCATGGGCTGTTCCACCAATGCCATCATCCACGTCATCGCGCAGGGCCGCCGTGCCGGCCATGACATCAGCCTGGACGACTTCGAGAAAGCCAGCCGCAAAGTTCCGGTGATCGCCAATGTGCGCCCGAGTGGCGACAAATACCTGATGGAAGACTTCTTCTATGCGGGCGGGCTGCCGGCCATGATGACGCGTATCCGCGAGCATCTGCACCTGGACGAGATGACCGTCACCGGCCGCACGCTGGGGCAGAACATCGAAGGTGCCGCCGTTTACAACGACGACGTCATCCGCACCGTGGACGATCCGGTCTATGCCGAGGGCTCGCTGGCCGTGCTGCGCGGCAACCTGGCGCCGGACGGCTGCGTGATGAAGCCGGGCGCCGCGGATCCGCGCTTCCTCAAGCATTCGGGGCCGGCGTTGGTGTTCGACGACTATCCCTCGATGAAAGCCGCCATCGACGACGAGAATCTGGACGTCACGGCCGATCACGTGCTGATCCTGCGTAACGCGGGTCCGCAAGGCGGGCCGGGCATGCCTGAATGGGGCATGTTGCCCGTTCCCAAGAAGCTGGTGAAGCAGGGCGTGCGCGACATGGTGCGCCTGTCGGATGCGCGCATGAGCGGCACCAGCTATGGCGCCTGCATCCTGCACGTGTCGCCGGAATCCTATGTGGGTGGGCCGCTGGCCCTGGTGCGCAATGGCGACATCATCTCGCTGGACGTGGACGCCCGCACGATCAATCTGGATGTCGACGAGGCCGAGCTGGAGCGGCGTCGCGCGGAATGGAAACAGCCGGAACGGCGCTACGAGCGTGGTTATGGCTGGATGTTCTCCAAGCATATCGAGCAGGCCGACCAGGGCTGTGATTTCGATTTCCTGCGCACCGACTTCGGCGCACCCGTGCGCGAGCCGGATATCTTCTGA
- a CDS encoding P-II family nitrogen regulator: MKLIIAIIKPFKLDEVRVALSGIGVQGLTVTEVKGFGRQKGHTELYRGAEYAVDFLPKLRVEAAVPDDLVEQAIETIEQAARTGKIGDGKIFVAPLEQVIRIRTGEAGEAAL, from the coding sequence ATGAAACTCATCATCGCCATCATCAAGCCATTCAAGCTGGACGAGGTGCGGGTGGCTCTGTCCGGAATCGGCGTCCAAGGACTGACAGTCACTGAAGTCAAGGGTTTTGGACGCCAGAAGGGCCACACCGAACTTTATCGCGGCGCGGAATACGCCGTCGACTTCCTGCCCAAGCTGCGCGTGGAAGCCGCGGTCCCTGACGACCTGGTCGAACAGGCCATCGAAACCATCGAGCAAGCCGCCCGTACGGGCAAGATCGGTGACGGCAAGATCTTCGTCGCCCCCCTGGAACAGGTCATTCGCATCCGCACTGGCGAAGCAGGCGAAGCAGCACTTTAA
- the infC gene encoding translation initiation factor IF-3, which yields MFRRFFNVLGVVNIATEKANRINGEIRVPEVRLIGLEGEQLGIVKIADAFRLSEQSDVDLVEIAPNADPPVCRLMDYGKFKYQEQKRQAEARSKQKVIQVKEVKFRPATDEGDYQVKLRNLRRFLEEGDKAKVTLRFRGREMAHQELGMRVLERVRDDLTELALVESMPKLEGRQMIMVLAPRKKAPPAGKEAGAAPAA from the coding sequence ATTTTTCGCAGGTTTTTCAACGTTTTAGGAGTTGTCAACATCGCCACTGAAAAAGCCAATCGCATCAACGGTGAGATCCGTGTTCCCGAGGTGCGCCTGATAGGTCTGGAAGGGGAACAGCTGGGCATCGTGAAGATTGCCGACGCGTTCCGATTGTCCGAGCAGAGTGACGTAGACCTGGTAGAGATCGCCCCGAATGCCGATCCTCCGGTCTGCCGCCTGATGGACTATGGCAAGTTCAAGTACCAGGAACAGAAGCGCCAGGCCGAAGCCCGTTCCAAGCAGAAAGTCATCCAGGTCAAGGAAGTGAAGTTCCGTCCCGCGACCGACGAGGGTGATTACCAGGTCAAGCTGCGCAACCTGCGCCGCTTTCTGGAAGAAGGCGACAAGGCGAAAGTCACGCTGCGCTTCCGGGGCCGGGAAATGGCTCACCAGGAACTCGGCATGCGGGTGCTTGAGCGAGTGCGCGACGACCTGACCGAGCTGGCCTTGGTCGAATCCATGCCCAAGCTGGAAGGTCGTCAAATGATCATGGTGTTGGCGCCGCGCAAGAAAGCGCCGCCGGCGGGCAAGGAAGCCGGGGCTGCTCCCGCGGCTTGA
- the gshB gene encoding glutathione synthase yields the protein MHVLFIIDPLPLLKAYKDSSVAMMRALVKRGHSLSVTLQGDLYIEGGKVLARATPITLRADADLHGHDWWQDSSEPADQPLAAFDAVLMRKDPPFDMEYVYSTHLLEYAQAQGAKVFNHGAAIRNHPEKLAITEFPEFTVPTLVTRDMARIRAFHAEHHDVIVKPLDGMGGTGIFRLREGELNLNAILETLTETGTRTIMAQRYIPEIVNGDKRILLIGGEPVPYALARIPMAGETRGNLAAGGRGVAQPLSERDRYIAEAVAPRLAARGLLLVGLDVIGDYVTEVNVTSPTCFVEITEQTGFDVPEMFAKALELAVGVTV from the coding sequence ATGCATGTTTTGTTCATTATCGATCCCTTGCCGCTGTTGAAGGCGTACAAGGACAGTTCCGTCGCCATGATGCGAGCGCTGGTCAAACGCGGGCATAGCCTGAGCGTGACCTTGCAAGGGGATCTCTATATCGAAGGCGGCAAGGTGCTGGCGCGTGCCACGCCCATCACGCTGCGTGCCGATGCCGACCTGCATGGCCACGACTGGTGGCAGGACAGCAGCGAGCCGGCCGACCAGCCGCTGGCGGCGTTCGACGCCGTGCTGATGCGCAAGGATCCGCCTTTCGACATGGAATACGTGTATTCCACGCATCTGCTGGAATACGCGCAGGCCCAGGGCGCCAAGGTCTTCAACCACGGCGCGGCCATACGCAATCATCCCGAAAAGCTGGCCATCACCGAATTCCCCGAGTTCACCGTGCCCACGCTGGTCACGCGTGACATGGCGCGCATCCGCGCCTTCCACGCCGAGCATCACGATGTCATCGTCAAGCCGCTGGACGGCATGGGCGGCACCGGCATCTTCCGCTTGCGCGAGGGCGAACTCAATCTGAACGCCATCCTGGAAACGCTGACGGAAACGGGTACGCGGACCATCATGGCCCAGCGCTACATCCCCGAAATCGTCAACGGCGACAAGCGCATCCTGTTGATCGGCGGCGAGCCCGTGCCCTACGCCCTGGCGCGCATCCCGATGGCCGGCGAAACGCGCGGCAATCTGGCGGCGGGCGGCCGCGGCGTGGCCCAGCCCCTGTCCGAGCGCGACCGCTACATCGCGGAAGCGGTGGCCCCGCGCCTGGCGGCCCGTGGCCTGCTGCTGGTGGGCCTGGACGTGATCGGCGACTACGTGACGGAAGTCAACGTGACCAGCCCCACCTGCTTCGTCGAGATCACCGAGCAGACCGGTTTCGACGTACCTGAAATGTTCGCCAAGGCGCTGGAACTTGCCGTCGGCGTGACGGTCTGA
- the amt gene encoding ammonium transporter, which translates to MDKADISWMLVSTLLVLMMAVPGLALFYGGLVRSKNVLSVLMQVMATFVLGLVLWFIYGYSLAFTEGNAFFGGFSRAFFSGMFSPADGKYAMSATLTELMFAAFQATFAGITCALIVGSFAERARFSAVLVFTVIWFTFAYVPIAHMVWFASPTAPGLMNAKGALDFAGGTVVHINAGIAGLVGAYVIGKRIGYGREAMQPHNLPMVMIGASLLWVGWFGFNAGSSLMANEQATLAFFNTMIATAAAVLAWLFTEWALKGKPSMLGAASGAVAGLVAITPAAGLVGMVGAFIIGVAGGVICVWGVNGLKRLLKADDALDVFGVHGIGGITGALLTGVFNAQALGGPGLKTAAEIGGQVWVQFEGVVLTIVWSGIVAWIAYKIADMVCGLRVPEDVEREGLDITCHGESAYHS; encoded by the coding sequence ATGGATAAAGCAGATATCTCGTGGATGCTGGTATCGACACTGCTGGTGTTGATGATGGCAGTTCCTGGCCTCGCCCTGTTCTACGGCGGCTTGGTGCGCAGCAAGAATGTATTGTCGGTACTGATGCAGGTCATGGCCACATTTGTCCTGGGCCTGGTGCTGTGGTTCATCTACGGTTATTCGCTGGCCTTCACGGAAGGTAATGCCTTCTTCGGTGGCTTCTCCCGCGCCTTCTTCTCGGGCATGTTCTCGCCCGCCGACGGCAAGTATGCAATGTCGGCCACGCTGACCGAGCTGATGTTCGCCGCCTTCCAGGCGACCTTCGCCGGCATCACCTGCGCGCTGATCGTGGGCAGCTTCGCCGAACGCGCCCGCTTCTCCGCGGTGCTGGTGTTCACGGTGATCTGGTTCACCTTCGCCTACGTGCCCATCGCCCACATGGTGTGGTTCGCCTCGCCCACCGCGCCTGGCCTGATGAACGCCAAGGGTGCGCTGGACTTCGCCGGCGGCACCGTCGTGCACATCAACGCTGGTATCGCCGGCCTGGTGGGCGCCTATGTGATCGGCAAGCGCATCGGCTACGGCCGCGAAGCGATGCAGCCGCACAACCTGCCCATGGTCATGATCGGCGCCTCGCTGCTGTGGGTGGGCTGGTTCGGTTTCAACGCCGGCTCCTCGCTGATGGCCAATGAACAAGCCACCCTCGCCTTCTTCAACACCATGATCGCCACCGCCGCCGCCGTGCTGGCCTGGTTGTTCACGGAATGGGCGCTCAAGGGCAAGCCGTCGATGCTGGGCGCTGCGTCCGGCGCAGTGGCTGGCCTGGTTGCCATCACTCCCGCCGCCGGCCTGGTCGGCATGGTGGGCGCCTTCATCATCGGCGTGGCCGGTGGCGTGATCTGCGTGTGGGGCGTCAACGGCCTGAAGCGCCTGCTCAAGGCGGACGACGCGCTGGACGTGTTCGGCGTGCATGGTATCGGTGGCATCACCGGCGCCCTGCTGACCGGTGTGTTCAACGCCCAAGCCCTGGGTGGCCCCGGCCTGAAGACCGCCGCTGAAATCGGTGGCCAGGTGTGGGTGCAGTTCGAAGGCGTCGTCCTGACCATCGTCTGGTCCGGCATCGTGGCCTGGATTGCCTACAAGATCGCCGACATGGTTTGCGGCCTGCGTGTGCCGGAAGATGTCGAACGCGAAGGCCTGGACATCACCTGCCACGGCGAATCCGCGTATCACAGCTAA
- the ptsP gene encoding phosphoenolpyruvate--protein phosphotransferase, whose translation MARGYAIGRAVVMGAAALEVAHYRIAPEEVAAERDRLTAALETAQEELLQLADNLPEDAPRELGAMLNVHRLLLGDPLLAQQALSLIEDRHYNAEWALATQGQLLGEQFDAMEDEYLRERGGDVRQVIERVLHVLVGTSAIPDPSRVDGNDPLVVVAHDISPADMLRLRGGRFLAFVTDLGGPTSHTAIVARSMGVPAVVALGHVRELVRDGDMLIVDGATGAVIVNPSPAILDEYHQRQRAYADERAELALLRDEPAVTLDGIGVVLHANIELPEEAELALASGAEGIGLFRSEFLFMGRRHLPGEEEQYQAYTSVLRTMAGRPVTIRTLDIGADKTLDDEATVAINPALGLRAIRYCLAHPEMFATQLRAILRASAHGPVRILIPMVSHMHEVVATRQALDAARLELDARGQAYAPHIELGAMVEVPAIAIAIEPFAQALDFLSIGTNDLIQYTLAIDRGDVQVASLYDALHPAIMRLLSHTINVGERAGKPVAVCGEMAGDSQLTRLLLGLGLTEFSMHPQQLLDVKREIRRAHSNALRVKVASVLNRALPVDLETLNQA comes from the coding sequence GTGGCGCGTGGCTACGCTATCGGCCGCGCCGTGGTCATGGGCGCGGCAGCCCTTGAAGTCGCCCACTATCGCATTGCGCCCGAAGAGGTCGCCGCCGAGCGCGATCGGCTGACCGCCGCGCTGGAGACGGCGCAGGAAGAACTGCTGCAGCTGGCTGACAACCTGCCCGAGGACGCTCCCCGCGAACTCGGCGCCATGCTCAACGTGCACCGGCTGCTGCTGGGCGACCCCTTGCTGGCGCAACAGGCGCTGAGCCTGATCGAAGACCGCCATTACAACGCCGAATGGGCGCTGGCCACTCAGGGTCAGTTGCTGGGCGAGCAGTTCGACGCCATGGAAGACGAGTACCTGCGCGAGCGCGGGGGCGACGTCCGCCAGGTCATCGAACGCGTGCTGCACGTACTGGTCGGCACGTCCGCCATTCCGGACCCCAGCCGGGTCGACGGCAACGACCCCCTGGTGGTCGTCGCGCACGATATCTCTCCCGCCGACATGCTGCGCCTGCGCGGCGGACGTTTTTTGGCGTTTGTCACCGACCTGGGCGGGCCGACTTCGCATACCGCCATCGTGGCGCGCAGCATGGGCGTGCCCGCTGTCGTCGCGCTGGGACATGTGCGCGAGCTGGTGCGCGACGGCGACATGCTGATCGTCGACGGCGCTACCGGCGCCGTCATCGTCAACCCGTCGCCCGCCATCCTGGACGAGTACCACCAGCGCCAGCGCGCGTATGCCGACGAGCGGGCCGAGCTTGCGCTGTTGCGCGACGAACCCGCCGTCACGCTGGATGGCATCGGCGTGGTGCTGCACGCCAATATCGAACTGCCGGAAGAGGCTGAACTGGCCCTGGCGTCCGGCGCCGAAGGCATCGGCCTGTTCCGTAGCGAATTCCTGTTCATGGGACGTCGTCATCTGCCCGGCGAAGAGGAGCAGTACCAGGCCTATACGTCGGTGCTGCGCACCATGGCCGGCCGGCCGGTGACCATCCGGACGCTGGACATCGGCGCGGACAAGACGCTGGACGATGAAGCCACCGTGGCCATCAATCCGGCGCTGGGCCTGCGCGCCATCCGCTACTGCCTGGCGCATCCGGAAATGTTCGCCACGCAGCTGCGCGCGATCCTGCGCGCGTCGGCCCATGGTCCGGTGCGCATCCTGATTCCCATGGTCTCGCACATGCACGAGGTGGTCGCCACCCGGCAGGCGCTGGATGCGGCGCGACTGGAACTGGATGCCCGTGGCCAGGCCTATGCGCCCCATATCGAACTGGGGGCGATGGTGGAGGTGCCTGCCATCGCCATTGCCATCGAACCCTTCGCCCAGGCCCTCGATTTCCTGTCCATCGGCACCAACGACCTGATCCAGTACACGCTGGCCATCGATCGTGGCGACGTGCAGGTGGCGTCCTTGTACGACGCCTTGCATCCGGCCATCATGCGCTTGCTGTCACACACCATCAACGTGGGTGAACGGGCCGGTAAGCCGGTGGCTGTATGTGGCGAAATGGCGGGCGACTCGCAGTTGACCCGCCTGCTGCTGGGGCTGGGCCTGACCGAATTTTCGATGCATCCGCAGCAGCTGCTGGACGTCAAGCGGGAAATCCGCCGGGCTCATTCGAACGCTCTGCGCGTGAAGGTGGCGTCGGTGCTCAACCGCGCGCTACCAGTCGATCTGGAAACGCTGAACCAGGCTTGA
- a CDS encoding ribonuclease activity regulator RraA has translation MKPETRELLRGVSTATLCTCLFKRGLRSQMIQGALPVGGVRGGPSMVGEAFTLRYMPAREDLNGIEVFRDRAHPQRKAIEDCPPGAVLVIDSRKDARAASAGGILVGRLQARGVEGVVTDGGFRDAPEIGKMKMRAYHQRPSAPTNLTLHQAIDINVPIGCGDAPVFPGDVIVGDDEGVLVIPAHMADEIAAEAAEMTVFEDFVTEQVANGRSILGLYPATDPQTPIDFAEWRKKNNR, from the coding sequence TTGAAACCCGAAACCCGTGAATTGCTGCGCGGCGTGAGTACCGCCACCTTGTGCACCTGCCTGTTCAAGCGCGGCCTGCGCTCGCAGATGATCCAGGGCGCGCTGCCCGTCGGTGGCGTGCGCGGCGGCCCGTCCATGGTGGGCGAGGCCTTCACGCTGCGCTATATGCCGGCGCGCGAAGACCTCAACGGCATCGAAGTGTTCCGCGATCGAGCGCACCCGCAGCGCAAGGCGATCGAGGACTGCCCGCCCGGGGCGGTGCTGGTGATCGACAGCCGCAAGGACGCCCGCGCGGCGTCGGCCGGTGGCATCCTGGTGGGCCGCCTGCAGGCCCGTGGTGTCGAAGGCGTGGTGACCGACGGCGGTTTCCGCGACGCGCCCGAAATCGGCAAGATGAAGATGCGTGCTTACCATCAACGTCCGTCGGCGCCCACCAACCTGACCCTGCATCAAGCCATCGACATCAACGTGCCGATCGGTTGCGGCGACGCGCCGGTGTTCCCCGGCGACGTCATCGTCGGCGACGATGAAGGCGTGCTGGTCATTCCCGCGCACATGGCTGACGAAATCGCCGCCGAAGCCGCCGAGATGACGGTGTTCGAGGACTTCGTGACCGAGCAGGTCGCCAACGGCCGCTCCATTCTTGGCCTGTATCCGGCAACGGATCCGCAAACGCCGATCGACTTCGCGGAATGGCGCAAGAAAAATAACCGCTGA
- a CDS encoding GntR family transcriptional regulator, whose translation MNESVRLDRYRQAAPQLYELLREAIVSLTFPPGTALVRPELAAQYGVSQTPVRDALMRLEEEGLVDVIPQAGTRVSKIDIDRAAQAHFLRRAIEQELVRDLATAGDAALIKRLRALLALQQTQVDAADFEAFAAADQEFHRELYAAANMQDLWQLVYSRSGHIDRLRRLHLPALGKAQRILNDHTLIVEAIAAGDASLAEQRLREHLSHTLRQVEDIRARYPEYFKA comes from the coding sequence ATGAACGAATCCGTCAGGTTGGATCGCTATCGCCAGGCCGCGCCGCAACTCTACGAATTGCTGCGCGAAGCCATTGTTTCCCTGACCTTTCCGCCGGGCACTGCCTTGGTGCGGCCGGAACTGGCCGCGCAGTACGGGGTCAGCCAGACACCCGTGCGCGATGCGCTCATGCGTCTGGAGGAGGAAGGCCTGGTGGACGTGATTCCCCAGGCTGGCACCCGGGTCAGCAAGATCGACATCGACCGTGCCGCCCAAGCGCACTTCCTGCGCCGCGCCATCGAGCAGGAACTGGTGCGGGATTTGGCGACCGCCGGCGACGCGGCCCTGATCAAGCGCCTGCGGGCCTTGCTGGCCTTGCAGCAGACGCAGGTGGACGCGGCGGACTTCGAAGCCTTCGCCGCGGCCGACCAGGAGTTTCATCGAGAGCTGTATGCGGCGGCCAATATGCAGGACCTCTGGCAGCTGGTCTACAGCCGCAGCGGCCACATCGACCGGCTGCGCCGGCTGCATCTGCCGGCGCTCGGCAAGGCACAGCGCATCCTCAACGATCACACGCTGATCGTCGAGGCCATCGCCGCGGGGGACGCCAGTTTGGCCGAACAGCGCCTGCGCGAACACCTGTCGCACACGCTGCGGCAGGTGGAAGACATCCGCGCGCGCTATCCGGAGTACTTCAAGGCCTGA
- a CDS encoding HPr family phosphocarrier protein — protein MPNSEIVISNKLGLHARAAAKLTQLASKYNCDIYISRGAQRVNAKSIMGVMMLAAGLGVTVKLDASGADADRALADIEALFDSKFGEHE, from the coding sequence ATGCCTAATTCCGAGATCGTCATCAGCAACAAACTGGGTTTGCATGCGCGGGCCGCCGCCAAGCTCACCCAGCTGGCCAGCAAATACAACTGCGATATCTATATCTCGCGGGGCGCGCAGCGTGTGAATGCCAAAAGCATCATGGGCGTCATGATGTTGGCTGCCGGCCTTGGCGTCACGGTCAAGCTGGATGCCAGCGGCGCCGATGCCGACCGGGCACTCGCGGATATCGAAGCCTTGTTCGACAGCAAATTCGGTGAGCACGAATAA
- a CDS encoding PTS sugar transporter subunit IIA produces the protein MTGIVIVVHTPLGSAMLDCAGHVMGKIGDVAVHDILATDMPEERAPAVVADILRLGRDGGGVLVLTDLVGATPANIAKRAVLEAQAQGVQCAVLAGLNTPMLLRALTYRGLSLAETREKALAGGVQGVLRVD, from the coding sequence ATGACCGGCATCGTCATCGTCGTCCATACCCCGCTCGGGTCCGCCATGCTGGACTGCGCGGGCCACGTCATGGGCAAGATAGGCGATGTGGCGGTGCACGACATCCTGGCCACCGACATGCCGGAGGAGCGTGCGCCGGCCGTGGTGGCGGACATCCTGCGCCTGGGCCGCGATGGCGGCGGGGTGCTGGTGCTGACCGATCTGGTCGGCGCCACGCCCGCCAATATCGCCAAGCGCGCCGTGCTGGAAGCGCAGGCCCAGGGTGTGCAATGCGCTGTCCTGGCTGGCCTGAACACGCCCATGCTGCTGCGGGCGCTGACCTACCGTGGCCTGTCCCTGGCGGAAACCCGGGAAAAGGCCTTGGCGGGAGGGGTGCAGGGCGTATTACGTGTAGACTGA
- a CDS encoding accessory factor UbiK family protein — translation MNTTNPMQWMEDIQKNISDLIARSPAADVERNVRAMMTQGFAKLDLVTREEFDVQADLLARTLTRVDQLTTQVTALEARLAKLEGGAPKA, via the coding sequence ATGAACACCACCAATCCCATGCAATGGATGGAAGACATCCAGAAGAATATCTCGGACCTGATCGCGCGCAGCCCCGCCGCGGATGTCGAGCGCAACGTGCGCGCCATGATGACGCAGGGCTTCGCCAAGCTGGATCTGGTGACGCGGGAGGAGTTCGACGTCCAGGCCGATCTGCTCGCGCGCACGCTGACGCGCGTGGATCAATTGACGACGCAGGTGACCGCCCTGGAGGCCAGGCTCGCCAAACTGGAAGGCGGCGCCCCCAAGGCCTGA